The following proteins come from a genomic window of Limnohabitans sp. 103DPR2:
- a CDS encoding OmpP1/FadL family transporter: MHIQFKKQTTAIAAAILMTGSSAWATNGMILEGYGPVALAMGGAATAIENGTAAMMNNPATLQMGPDGTRFDLAVGVLGPKVSTAIPGFPTANSGGTSYVMPAFGWVRKAGTLSYGVGMFGQGGMGTEYAANSALAMGSGADVRSELSVGRVLFPVAMQVNDKLNVGATLDFAWSNLDMKMAATGAQLGGMVNGMPSGNLGMALPQLAQSPWARIDFSNNSDFSGAAKATGWTGKLGMTYQATPDLTVGASYHLKTAQGDMKTSAKGASMSAPGGFADVGQLKVLNFQMPATLAIGMAFKSSPALTLAADVKRVEWSKVMKQFSMNYTSAGMGGSVSFAMPQNWADQTVVSLGAAYRMNDVLTLRGGLNLASNPIPKDMTNPLFPAIVENHVTLGAAYQLSKQWQLDAAMSHAGKVTVATPGASISHNQNNWQLLASYRY, translated from the coding sequence ATGCACATTCAATTTAAAAAACAAACCACTGCCATTGCTGCCGCCATCTTGATGACGGGCTCGTCTGCTTGGGCCACCAACGGCATGATTTTGGAAGGCTATGGCCCTGTGGCGCTGGCCATGGGCGGCGCAGCAACTGCCATTGAAAATGGTACTGCTGCCATGATGAACAACCCAGCCACCTTGCAAATGGGTCCTGATGGCACCCGCTTCGATTTGGCCGTAGGTGTTTTAGGCCCCAAAGTGAGCACAGCCATTCCCGGCTTTCCCACGGCCAACTCTGGCGGAACTTCTTATGTCATGCCCGCCTTTGGCTGGGTTCGCAAAGCGGGTACCCTAAGCTATGGCGTTGGCATGTTTGGTCAAGGCGGCATGGGCACAGAATACGCCGCAAACTCTGCCTTGGCCATGGGCTCTGGCGCTGATGTTCGCTCGGAACTCAGCGTGGGACGTGTGCTGTTTCCTGTTGCCATGCAAGTCAACGACAAGTTGAATGTGGGTGCGACACTGGATTTTGCTTGGTCCAATCTGGACATGAAAATGGCGGCCACAGGTGCACAACTGGGTGGCATGGTCAATGGCATGCCCTCTGGCAATCTAGGCATGGCTTTGCCCCAACTTGCACAGTCACCTTGGGCACGGATTGATTTTTCAAACAACAGCGATTTCAGCGGCGCAGCAAAGGCAACGGGCTGGACTGGCAAATTGGGCATGACATACCAAGCAACGCCTGACTTGACTGTGGGTGCAAGTTACCACCTTAAAACGGCTCAAGGCGACATGAAAACTTCTGCCAAAGGCGCAAGCATGAGCGCACCAGGCGGCTTTGCCGATGTGGGGCAACTCAAGGTCTTGAACTTCCAAATGCCCGCCACACTGGCCATCGGCATGGCTTTCAAATCAAGCCCTGCATTGACCCTGGCAGCAGATGTCAAACGGGTTGAATGGTCCAAGGTGATGAAGCAGTTCTCCATGAACTACACCAGTGCAGGCATGGGTGGCAGCGTCAGCTTTGCAATGCCACAAAACTGGGCGGATCAAACAGTTGTTTCTTTGGGCGCAGCCTATCGCATGAACGATGTTCTGACATTGCGCGGCGGTTTGAATTTGGCCAGCAACCCCATTCCGAAAGATATGACCAACCCCTTGTTCCCAGCCATTGTGGAAAACCACGTGACATTGGGTGCAGCCTATCAGCTCAGCAAGCAATGGCAGTTAGATGCCGCCATGTCGCATGCAGGCAAAGTGACCGTGGCAACACCTGGCGCCAGCATCTCACACAACCAAAACAATTGGCAACTGTTGGCAAGCTATCGTTATTGA
- a CDS encoding DUF302 domain-containing protein, which produces MRFGLKSATLATALTATLMLTGCGTISTMAKLESGAGAEASRMWDRWVEGNGDIAIATTWERKVAKGVTPNDIEQILKQVATERNMKDVGTLPLSKELEARTGQKQKLLTVYSFCTPTTARRMVDFSPHMAAYLPCRVTVVEKEDGLWLYTLNMDMMVKMGRKLPSPLKEEANAVRDTIWEMMERASKGEI; this is translated from the coding sequence ATGCGCTTTGGATTAAAGTCAGCCACTTTGGCGACGGCACTAACAGCAACCCTGATGCTGACGGGCTGCGGCACGATCAGTACCATGGCAAAACTTGAAAGTGGCGCAGGCGCTGAAGCCAGCCGCATGTGGGATCGTTGGGTTGAAGGCAATGGCGACATTGCCATTGCAACAACCTGGGAACGCAAAGTTGCCAAGGGCGTGACCCCCAACGACATCGAACAAATCCTGAAGCAGGTCGCCACTGAGCGCAACATGAAAGACGTCGGCACCTTGCCCTTGTCAAAAGAACTTGAAGCACGAACAGGCCAAAAGCAGAAGTTACTCACCGTCTATTCTTTCTGCACCCCCACAACTGCCCGCCGCATGGTGGACTTCAGCCCCCACATGGCGGCCTACCTGCCCTGCCGCGTCACCGTGGTTGAAAAAGAAGATGGCCTGTGGCTCTACACCCTCAACATGGACATGATGGTCAAGATGGGCCGCAAATTGCCCTCCCCCTTGAAAGAAGAAGCCAATGCCGTCAGAGACACCATCTGGGAAATGATGGAACGTGCCTCTAAAGGCGAAATTTAA
- a CDS encoding thioredoxin fold domain-containing protein, which yields MSQLNAVTQDLMTRRTYVSRLGLSLTGALVGLPLLSQAAPAILPAATSLPDELEKALKAKEPLIVMVSLAGCPFCKMARESHLSPMQKQGFPIVQVDMRSELPVKGFNGQMQTHDQCVKQWRVSIAPTLIFLGPKGQELVERMEGGYLPDFYGAYLDERIALARKSLRS from the coding sequence ATGTCCCAACTCAACGCCGTTACTCAAGACCTGATGACACGCAGAACGTATGTGTCACGCCTTGGTTTGAGCCTGACCGGCGCCCTTGTTGGCCTTCCCCTCCTAAGCCAAGCTGCACCGGCCATACTGCCTGCTGCCACGTCCCTGCCGGATGAACTTGAAAAGGCCCTGAAAGCCAAAGAGCCCTTGATCGTGATGGTCAGCTTAGCGGGTTGCCCGTTTTGCAAAATGGCCAGAGAAAGCCACCTCAGCCCCATGCAAAAACAAGGATTTCCCATTGTTCAAGTGGACATGAGAAGTGAGCTTCCAGTCAAAGGCTTCAACGGTCAAATGCAAACGCATGACCAATGTGTCAAGCAATGGCGTGTCAGCATTGCCCCTACCCTGATCTTCCTAGGTCCAAAAGGACAAGAGTTGGTTGAGCGCATGGAAGGTGGTTACTTGCCAGACTTTTATGGTGCCTATTTGGATGAACGCATCGCATTGGCCAGAAAATCCTTGCGCAGCTAA
- a CDS encoding YeeE/YedE family protein has translation MNLASLLETYGDHWILAMGGAVIGLLFGFSAQRSKFCARAAVIECCEGQWRQKFAGWLLAFAVAMLMVQLAITLGLLKPESSRHLGSQGSISGAVLGGLMFGMGMIMTRGCASRLIILSGNGNLRALLSGLVFAVTVQATISGALAPARQFMASWWTVDGGPQRNMLNALGTNSWMGLAIGLLFLGTAIWRFRVSGGTKPLVWGNVFVGVAIALGWFFTQWIASASFEPIPLQSLSFSSASAEWLTRVLYTDTAPRFGFDAGLLPSVFVGSFIAAFLFGEFKFEGFQTENKLGHYLTGAVLMGFGAVLAGGCTVGAGMSGGVVFSNTAWLTLLSIMAGAALTYRFLKSIGAPT, from the coding sequence GTGAATCTCGCAAGTCTTTTGGAAACCTACGGTGATCATTGGATCTTGGCCATGGGTGGCGCTGTAATTGGACTGTTGTTTGGCTTCAGTGCACAACGCTCTAAATTCTGCGCTAGGGCTGCAGTTATTGAATGCTGTGAGGGGCAGTGGCGGCAAAAATTTGCAGGATGGCTGTTGGCATTTGCTGTGGCCATGCTGATGGTTCAATTGGCCATCACATTGGGTTTATTGAAACCTGAAAGTTCCAGACACTTGGGTTCACAAGGCAGCATCTCTGGCGCGGTGTTGGGCGGCCTCATGTTTGGCATGGGCATGATCATGACGCGCGGTTGTGCAAGCCGGTTGATCATTCTTTCGGGCAACGGCAATTTACGTGCGTTGCTTTCAGGATTGGTGTTTGCAGTAACTGTCCAAGCCACCATCTCTGGGGCCTTGGCACCAGCTCGCCAATTCATGGCGTCTTGGTGGACGGTTGATGGGGGACCCCAGCGCAATATGCTCAATGCATTGGGCACAAACTCTTGGATGGGGTTGGCCATTGGCTTGCTCTTTTTGGGCACCGCCATTTGGCGTTTCCGTGTTTCGGGCGGGACCAAACCCTTGGTATGGGGTAACGTATTTGTTGGCGTGGCCATTGCACTGGGTTGGTTTTTCACGCAATGGATTGCCAGTGCGTCTTTTGAACCGATTCCGCTTCAAAGTCTTTCCTTCAGCAGCGCTTCAGCCGAGTGGTTAACCCGTGTGCTTTACACAGACACAGCCCCACGATTTGGCTTTGACGCAGGCCTGTTGCCCAGTGTTTTTGTGGGCTCTTTCATTGCTGCTTTCTTGTTTGGCGAGTTCAAATTTGAAGGCTTTCAAACCGAAAACAAATTGGGTCACTACCTCACGGGTGCTGTGTTGATGGGCTTTGGCGCTGTGTTGGCCGGCGGGTGTACGGTGGGTGCAGGTATGTCAGGTGGCGTGGTGTTTTCAAACACGGCATGGTTGACACTGCTGTCCATCATGGCGGGTGCCGCCTTGACCTATCGCTTTCTCAAGTCGATTGGTGCACCGACATAA
- a CDS encoding YeeE/YedE family protein: MSFALNEVIEIYGEGTVLAIGGAVIGMLFGFFAQRSKFCLRAAVIDFWHGHFKDKLSIWLLAFSAAVIGTQALVLWGGLDSSGARQIAARGSLSGAMVGGLMFGVGMILTRGCASRLLILSANGNLRALLSGLIFAVVAQSSLSGALMPARLAISEWSTLDGGPGRDLLAMAGVGHATGLAIGVLCLVMAIYFVSRSTSKPVMLWVGGIGTGLSVAAAWGFTQWVAKNSFEPIQIQGLTFSGPSAEWLMRVLQSPAPKIGFEFGLLPGVFLGSFLGAMAGSEFKLEGFKDGYSMRRYIAGAVLMGFGSMLAGGCAIGAGVTGGAIFALTAWVTLVGMWLGAGLTDRWLDSPANHRHP, from the coding sequence GTGAGCTTTGCACTGAATGAAGTGATTGAAATTTATGGCGAAGGTACCGTCCTAGCCATCGGCGGCGCCGTCATCGGTATGCTCTTCGGATTCTTTGCACAACGGTCCAAGTTTTGTTTGCGCGCTGCCGTCATTGATTTTTGGCATGGGCATTTCAAAGACAAACTGTCCATTTGGTTGCTGGCATTTTCTGCTGCCGTCATCGGCACACAAGCTTTGGTGTTGTGGGGTGGCTTGGACAGCAGTGGTGCGCGTCAAATTGCAGCGCGTGGCAGTTTGTCGGGTGCCATGGTGGGGGGCTTGATGTTTGGCGTGGGCATGATCTTGACAAGGGGTTGTGCCAGTCGCTTGCTCATTTTGTCGGCCAATGGCAATTTACGCGCCTTACTCTCTGGATTGATTTTTGCCGTGGTTGCGCAGTCGAGTTTGTCGGGGGCACTCATGCCCGCAAGGCTAGCCATCAGTGAATGGTCAACCTTGGACGGCGGACCAGGCCGTGACCTGTTGGCCATGGCAGGCGTAGGTCATGCCACTGGCTTGGCCATTGGCGTTTTGTGTTTGGTCATGGCCATATATTTTGTCAGCCGCAGCACCAGCAAGCCTGTGATGTTATGGGTGGGCGGCATTGGCACAGGTTTGTCAGTGGCTGCTGCATGGGGCTTCACGCAATGGGTGGCCAAAAATTCATTTGAACCGATTCAAATTCAAGGACTGACCTTCAGTGGCCCCTCCGCTGAATGGTTGATGCGGGTGTTGCAATCGCCTGCGCCCAAAATTGGCTTTGAATTTGGCTTGTTGCCGGGTGTTTTCTTGGGTTCTTTTTTGGGTGCCATGGCAGGCAGCGAATTCAAACTGGAAGGCTTCAAAGATGGTTACAGCATGCGTCGCTACATTGCGGGTGCCGTCTTGATGGGATTTGGGTCGATGTTGGCCGGCGGTTGTGCCATTGGGGCAGGCGTAACAGGCGGTGCCATTTTTGCGCTGACCGCATGGGTCACCTTGGTGGGCATGTGGTTGGGTGCTGGCCTCACCGATCGGTGGTTGGATTCTCCCGCCAACCACCGGCACCCTTAG
- a CDS encoding c-type cytochrome: MKKTALTKALAIAWLALGACSIAWGQADEARAKKIISGSCFLCHGAQGDSSSEVFPRLAGQHSEYIAKQLSNFKSGARKSTAMRDMVAKLTPDEMLAIGKFFEKQSVPVEAPKDAGLAAVGNYVFHNGNKFSGVPACASCHGAEANGTATLPRLASQYAVYIETQLKQFNTRERNNDNAVMHAIVAKMTPLEMAAVAEYLSGK, from the coding sequence ATGAAGAAGACTGCACTGACAAAAGCGCTGGCCATTGCATGGTTGGCGTTGGGCGCCTGCTCAATTGCATGGGGACAAGCTGACGAAGCACGCGCCAAAAAAATCATTTCTGGCTCATGCTTTTTGTGCCATGGTGCACAGGGTGACTCGTCCAGCGAGGTCTTTCCTCGACTGGCGGGACAACACTCTGAATACATTGCCAAACAACTGTCTAACTTTAAAAGCGGTGCACGTAAAAGCACTGCCATGCGCGACATGGTGGCCAAGCTCACACCAGATGAAATGTTGGCCATTGGCAAGTTTTTTGAAAAACAAAGTGTGCCCGTAGAAGCGCCCAAAGATGCAGGCTTGGCTGCAGTTGGCAACTATGTTTTTCACAATGGCAACAAGTTCAGTGGTGTGCCAGCATGCGCCAGCTGTCACGGCGCTGAAGCCAATGGCACGGCGACATTGCCACGCTTGGCCAGTCAATATGCTGTTTACATTGAAACGCAATTGAAGCAATTCAACACGCGTGAGCGCAACAACGACAACGCTGTGATGCACGCCATCGTGGCCAAAATGACGCCACTTGAAATGGCCGCGGTTGCGGAATACCTCAGCGGCAAATAA
- a CDS encoding NAD(P)/FAD-dependent oxidoreductase — MKRRQFIQSASATSALGAMGLMSGCATTGGANGPKVVVVGGGYGGATAAKYVRMWSDYGIQVTLIEPNASFISCPISNLVIGGSKTMADITTSYDNLVKRHGVNLVKDYVTQIDPDKRIVKLAGGSEVPYDRLILSPGVDFMFDAIPGLNKAGAQDKVLHAWKAGAQTVALRKQLEAMPDGGVYALSIPLAPYRCPPGPYERACQVAEYFSKAKPKSKVLILDANEDVTSKGPLFKKAWAERYKGIVEYRGKHNAIDVDAATNTLKFEFNDDVKANVLNVIPPMRAGEIAVKSGLATANKRWCEVDFLTFESKAAKNIHVLGDSIQIAPAMPKSGHMANQHGKTCAAAVVALLSGKTPNNMPIYNNTCYSFVSSEDVVHVASVHAYDADKKTMLAVPGSGGVSSAANELEGRYAMAWARNIWADTLA, encoded by the coding sequence ATGAAACGTCGTCAATTTATTCAAAGCGCTTCTGCAACTTCAGCATTGGGCGCCATGGGCCTCATGAGTGGCTGCGCAACCACGGGCGGTGCCAATGGCCCCAAGGTGGTGGTCGTGGGCGGTGGCTATGGCGGTGCCACCGCTGCCAAATATGTCCGCATGTGGTCTGACTACGGCATTCAAGTCACCTTGATTGAACCCAATGCCAGCTTCATCTCCTGCCCTATTTCCAACTTGGTCATTGGTGGCAGCAAAACCATGGCCGACATCACCACGTCTTACGACAATTTGGTCAAACGTCATGGCGTGAATTTGGTCAAAGATTACGTTACACAAATCGATCCCGACAAACGCATCGTCAAATTGGCGGGTGGCTCTGAAGTGCCCTACGACCGATTGATTCTGTCGCCTGGCGTTGACTTCATGTTTGATGCAATCCCTGGCCTGAACAAAGCGGGTGCGCAAGACAAAGTGTTGCACGCTTGGAAAGCAGGCGCTCAAACGGTGGCATTGCGCAAACAATTGGAAGCCATGCCCGATGGCGGTGTCTACGCCTTGTCCATTCCCTTGGCACCCTACCGCTGCCCGCCTGGCCCTTACGAGCGTGCCTGCCAAGTGGCCGAGTACTTCAGCAAAGCCAAGCCTAAAAGCAAGGTCCTCATTTTGGATGCCAACGAAGATGTCACGTCCAAAGGCCCGTTGTTCAAAAAAGCTTGGGCTGAACGTTACAAAGGTATTGTGGAGTACCGCGGCAAGCACAACGCCATCGATGTTGATGCCGCTACCAATACTTTGAAATTTGAATTCAACGACGACGTCAAAGCCAATGTGCTGAACGTGATTCCGCCCATGCGCGCCGGCGAAATTGCAGTCAAATCCGGCTTGGCCACGGCCAACAAACGCTGGTGCGAAGTCGACTTCCTCACCTTTGAATCGAAGGCTGCCAAAAACATTCACGTGTTGGGCGACTCTATTCAAATTGCACCCGCCATGCCCAAATCAGGCCACATGGCCAACCAACACGGCAAAACTTGTGCAGCAGCAGTGGTTGCCTTGTTGAGCGGCAAAACGCCCAACAACATGCCCATCTACAACAACACCTGCTACAGCTTTGTCAGCTCTGAAGATGTGGTTCACGTGGCCAGCGTACATGCTTACGACGCAGACAAGAAAACCATGTTGGCAGTCCCAGGTTCCGGTGGTGTGTCTAGCGCGGCCAACGAATTGGAAGGCCGCTATGCCATGGCCTGGGCTCGCAACATTTGGGCAGACACATTGGCGTAA
- a CDS encoding c-type cytochrome codes for MSKIMKNWLYFGAALVCLATSAQAQTNAPDPMQVRSWAAGCSNCHGTNGRAESGNEALAGANKDDIVKKMMDFKAGRKPATIMHQLAKGYSDEQIVAIAGYFAAQKK; via the coding sequence ATGTCAAAAATTATGAAAAACTGGCTTTACTTCGGCGCAGCGCTTGTTTGCCTTGCCACCAGCGCTCAGGCGCAAACCAATGCCCCCGACCCCATGCAAGTTCGCAGCTGGGCAGCTGGTTGTTCTAACTGCCATGGCACCAATGGTCGTGCCGAGTCTGGCAATGAAGCTTTGGCAGGCGCCAACAAAGACGACATCGTCAAGAAAATGATGGATTTCAAAGCAGGCCGCAAGCCTGCCACCATCATGCATCAGTTGGCCAAAGGTTACAGCGACGAGCAAATTGTTGCCATTGCTGGCTACTTTGCAGCACAGAAAAAATAA
- a CDS encoding DsrE family protein has protein sequence MNTLSWVRTCGLSLALCFAAAAHAQTKVVYHLNEGLAQAARAMGNIRNHLAADPNAKITVVTHGPGIDFLLEGAMTPSGQPFAGTIGDLASKGVKFDVCNNTLETRKIPKEKVVMEASVVPSGVAEVANLQSKSGFVYIRP, from the coding sequence ATGAATACATTGTCTTGGGTTCGCACATGCGGACTGTCTCTGGCTTTGTGCTTCGCTGCAGCAGCACATGCCCAAACCAAAGTGGTTTACCACCTCAACGAAGGCTTGGCGCAAGCAGCTCGCGCCATGGGCAACATTCGCAATCACTTGGCCGCCGACCCCAACGCCAAAATTACGGTGGTCACGCACGGTCCTGGCATTGATTTTTTATTGGAGGGCGCCATGACACCGTCAGGTCAACCCTTTGCAGGCACCATTGGCGACCTGGCCTCCAAAGGCGTGAAGTTCGATGTCTGCAACAACACGCTTGAAACTCGCAAAATTCCAAAAGAAAAAGTGGTGATGGAAGCTTCTGTTGTGCCCTCTGGCGTTGCCGAGGTTGCCAACCTGCAATCCAAGTCTGGCTTTGTGTACATCCGTCCTTGA
- a CDS encoding ArsR/SmtB family transcription factor, translating to MRTSKIKNIQFEKLEKDDATFNRAAEIFRVMSAPMRLRIMSCLCAGEKNVSELLEEVDTTQSNMSQHLSTLFQAGILQKRRDGVQIYYSIANPGFVDLCRAVCTQIATESLESV from the coding sequence ATGCGAACCAGCAAAATCAAAAACATTCAATTCGAAAAACTCGAAAAAGACGACGCCACTTTCAACCGTGCCGCTGAAATCTTTCGCGTGATGTCGGCACCCATGCGTTTGCGAATCATGAGTTGCTTGTGTGCTGGTGAAAAAAATGTCAGCGAGTTGTTAGAAGAAGTCGACACCACGCAATCCAACATGTCTCAGCATTTAAGTACCTTGTTCCAAGCCGGAATTCTTCAAAAACGCCGCGATGGCGTACAAATTTATTACAGCATCGCCAACCCAGGCTTTGTAGACCTGTGCCGCGCGGTCTGCACCCAAATCGCCACTGAAAGTCTCGAGTCAGTTTGA
- the trxC gene encoding thioredoxin TrxC gives MKTHLVCPHCNSTNRVATAQLEAELSCGSCHKPLFDKHPSSLTATGLEAQIAKSEVPVVVDFWAPWCGPCRMMAPEYEKACAMLEPHARFVKVDTEAHQEVGAKHNIRSIPTLAIFKGGKEVARISGARSAADLAKWVRTEIGK, from the coding sequence ATGAAAACACATTTGGTTTGCCCCCACTGCAACAGCACCAACCGTGTTGCCACAGCGCAATTGGAAGCTGAGTTGTCTTGCGGCAGTTGTCACAAGCCGCTTTTTGACAAGCACCCCTCCAGCCTCACAGCCACGGGTTTGGAAGCACAAATTGCAAAAAGCGAAGTCCCTGTGGTCGTCGACTTCTGGGCACCTTGGTGTGGCCCTTGTCGCATGATGGCACCCGAATATGAAAAAGCGTGCGCCATGCTGGAGCCACATGCTCGTTTCGTCAAAGTAGACACTGAGGCGCACCAAGAGGTGGGGGCCAAACACAACATTCGCAGCATTCCCACATTGGCAATTTTCAAAGGGGGCAAGGAAGTGGCCAGAATTTCTGGGGCTAGATCGGCTGCAGATTTGGCCAAATGGGTTCGGACGGAAATTGGAAAATAA
- a CDS encoding OsmC family protein, with product MSEKTITVELRQRSKYQFDIEFSEGMPQLMTDEPAPLGEGKGPTPVHLLAAAVGNCLSDALYFALAKFKQSPEPIHTVVHAEVGRNAEGRMRVLRIEAKLHLGLEAHQLEYLDRVLSQFEDFCTVTQSVGQGIPIHTRVLDSKGVILKGP from the coding sequence ATGTCAGAAAAAACCATTACCGTTGAACTTCGTCAACGCTCAAAATACCAATTTGACATTGAATTCAGTGAAGGCATGCCGCAGTTGATGACCGATGAGCCGGCACCCTTGGGTGAAGGCAAGGGGCCAACACCTGTTCATTTACTGGCCGCTGCTGTTGGCAATTGCCTGAGTGATGCTTTGTATTTTGCGCTGGCCAAGTTCAAGCAATCGCCAGAACCCATTCATACGGTGGTGCATGCAGAGGTGGGGCGCAATGCAGAAGGGCGCATGCGTGTTCTGCGCATCGAGGCCAAATTGCATTTGGGCTTGGAGGCACACCAGCTTGAGTACCTGGATCGGGTCTTGTCGCAATTCGAAGATTTTTGTACTGTGACGCAAAGTGTGGGGCAGGGCATTCCCATTCACACGCGTGTTTTGGATTCGAAGGGTGTCATTTTGAAAGGCCCTTGA
- a CDS encoding YgaP family membrane protein, with protein MLKNVGGIDRILRIVAGLALMALAATGQVGPWGWVGIVVLATGLFSFCGAYTLFGFSTCPMPKDQTPNASP; from the coding sequence ATGCTCAAAAATGTCGGCGGAATTGATCGCATCTTGCGAATTGTGGCGGGACTTGCATTGATGGCTTTGGCTGCAACAGGCCAAGTGGGTCCTTGGGGTTGGGTGGGCATTGTGGTGTTGGCCACAGGCTTGTTCAGCTTTTGTGGCGCGTATACCTTGTTTGGATTCAGCACCTGTCCAATGCCCAAAGATCAAACGCCAAATGCTTCACCTTGA
- a CDS encoding HAD family hydrolase, which produces MRLALFDLDHTLLDGDSDQLWCDFLIDKGLLDKAIFSAKNEAMARDYKSGAVDVQAFCEFYIGTLTLKSPQEWEPLRQEFLQAWVIPRLCADGKAQIKAHQTKGDRVVMTTATNRFITELTATHLGIQNLIATEAEVKDGLFTGRTQGVLNMREGKVARLKTWCTEQGLAWEQLESWGYSDSINDLPLLAAVTHATVTQGDVKLRAEAAKRGWPQIEWF; this is translated from the coding sequence ATGCGCCTAGCCCTGTTTGATCTAGACCACACACTGCTGGATGGCGACAGCGATCAGCTGTGGTGTGACTTTCTCATTGACAAAGGATTGCTAGACAAAGCCATCTTCTCGGCCAAGAACGAGGCCATGGCGCGCGATTACAAATCGGGTGCCGTGGATGTGCAGGCATTTTGTGAGTTCTACATTGGCACTCTCACACTAAAGTCACCGCAAGAATGGGAACCCCTGCGCCAAGAATTTTTACAGGCGTGGGTGATACCGCGTTTGTGCGCGGACGGCAAAGCGCAAATCAAAGCGCATCAGACCAAAGGGGACCGCGTGGTCATGACCACAGCCACCAACCGTTTCATCACGGAGCTCACGGCAACACACTTGGGCATTCAAAATTTGATTGCCACAGAAGCCGAAGTCAAAGACGGCTTGTTCACAGGGCGTACGCAAGGCGTGCTGAACATGCGCGAAGGTAAAGTGGCACGGCTCAAGACTTGGTGCACAGAACAAGGCCTTGCTTGGGAACAATTGGAATCGTGGGGTTACAGCGACTCCATCAACGACCTCCCCTTGTTAGCCGCCGTGACCCATGCAACGGTTACACAAGGCGATGTCAAACTGCGCGCCGAAGCAGCCAAGCGCGGCTGGCCGCAGATTGAGTGGTTTTAA